In one Drosophila pseudoobscura strain MV-25-SWS-2005 chromosome X, UCI_Dpse_MV25, whole genome shotgun sequence genomic region, the following are encoded:
- the viaf gene encoding viral IAP-associated factor homolog: MQDPNEDTEWNDVLRAKGIIGPKQKEAEITEDQIQALMDEAIQRRTNLPHSEGQRDKKINDMSLDELDELEDSEDEAVLEQYRQKRIAEMRATSEKARFGSVREISGQDYISEVTKAGEGIWVVLHLYANGVPLCALIHHHMKQLAVRFPHTKFLRSVATTCIPNFPEKNLPTIFIYHQGAMRKQFIGPLELRGDKLTVEELEFMLGQVGAVSTEITEDPKPQIRDKLLCELEDKSSEFY; this comes from the exons ATGCAG GACCCAAATGAAGACACCGAGTGGAATGATGTGCTGCGGGCCAAGGGAATCATTGGACCCAAGCAAAAGGAGGCCGAAATCACAGAGGACCAGATCCAAGCGCTGATGGACGAAGCGATACAGCGGCGCACAAATCTGCCCCATAGTGAGGGCCAGCGCGACAAAAAGATCAATGACATGTCGCTGGATGAGCTAGATGAGCTGGAAGACTCCGAAGACGAGGCTGTGCTGGAGCAGTACCGCCAAAAGCGCATTGCGGAGATGCGCGCCACATCCGAGAAGGCCAGGTTTGGCAGCGTGCGTGAAATCTCTGGGCAGGATTATATCAGCGAGGTTACCAAGGCCGGCGAGGGCATCTGGGTGGTGCTGCACCTGTACGCCAACGGCGTTCCGCTCTGCGCTCTCATCCACCACCACATGAAGCAGCTGGCCGTGCGGTTTCCGCACACAAAATTCCTGCGCTCTGTTGCCACCACTTGCATACCCAACTTCCCCGAAAAGAACCTGCCCACGATATTCATCTACCACCAGGGCGCCATGCGCAAGCAGTTTATTGGCCCCTTGGAGCTGCGCGGAGATAAGCTGACGGTTGAGGAGCTAGAGTTTATGCTCGGTCAGGTGGGCGCCGTTTCCACGGAGATAACCGAGGATCCCAAACCGCAGATCAGGGACAAATTGCTGTGTGAATTGGAGGACAAAAGCTCGGAGTTTTACTAA
- the Grip163 gene encoding uncharacterized protein Grip163 has product MDAFDECTHSLLDVVTHLATLLAAQESGPKRPTAASVAKKRSWIFEALLRNGTMPSSTKEAFLRKMYLEMNGDRKNEMLRHFQHILGSQDPFIEDAVIPLQMESDGWKVSRFRLKLLQPGPLQLNKPADSSEGYAALNDRKRTMLTSVDDLRRQGKPLQFQPRFDFLLSRFGVHRAAPKRQQLVAASVTCSAISESMARIREPKDQMMRLTYRLPLPVKGPLPGQMGREKLERNFIAEGKPEKHFLSDISMSNELLLLQNKDLVLYYIDQAELIDHLKKAAAGLQSETFECPAGGGDQLQIKRNTTVRTVLPEVLSDFVQPFLESGTAFRRLSARIKSRGPRLEGPLNRAMRDTIIDFLATNRQFFLSLPAESFSQLLMSAQPAMRLLQHLERMFETEPSLNLHSGVSGTFILASIGSAIDTCSNTDFLQLLMYLLKCMCQTYFAQLQRWVYKGELDEAVNEIFIRRRAPLDRQIDECSKEFFDKGYQVHEEEVPDFLSGCETVILHCGKYNRLLKAFNAQHPAFDVSYPDIVVCLSEQQLTAMRRNLNDKYNRIRQTFEKCSMKSIFEERMASKLRFKNRMVERTESFIAAWEEEQRELLLESNAKKRLLYDKINAEQELQQRNRVQQRRLEVVQELQHQRDRERYEDQLLEREKLALINKIQVLRQRDLAAEDASGWEMAESPDNSSNTSFKSCLEGTDADLQTDADPSSSVDEEQKATDPPKSVDEEQNAVDPEPAPASVVPYQRTHSDVLNSNEEEPSLPSELNRNRRKMLSSALVQECQSEESSSTGTELRAFLPPDINMNLNRLEETTEQSDLQRNRQRMLQHDGFNAFNSMEDVHTERVKCQLRSDSPLARNRRRVMASEFDIPSICRKITIPLFSIAESGLHLPLELNKLHVEVPLDAATPMSTTSDVDIDGLSDHNPFKEEESETDATDYNGHALISNAGHEQDPAPLLPTNPLAVEPAQASVERRVTSMTSRLPAVNWPTNFGKIAEHEEPQISAVLVPESCNPFMARRCLQMSVMEPVSAHYALLRNEVLRIFKEQHIYEHFRMLRNYFFLLNGEFGTQLTGGIFGNIRAGMDPRSLCQKGVLDVILNNALGGCAASDDTLVAQNLTLDCTKIPDGLDFMSLEATGMLTLKCKVNWPLNLVISGETITKYGQIFEHLLKLRHVTFVLEGAFQHLQHLAKLHGAALRTAHQFRHLQAVRHKLSHFMTTLQTHLVANALQATWNAFKKDLCGCDSIEGLYRMHVAYLKRVAFLALLNRRSAKIKETIDGILVIVLRFCKVLQSQSFVIDGEVFVHPRYKRLAHEEAEFEKFLQYFIYLGNKLAASGYQEEIGDLIRVINFNNYYKLSEGATSTSKN; this is encoded by the exons ATGGATGCATTCGACGAATGCACCCACAGTCTGCTCGATGTGGTCACCCATCTGGCTACTTTGTTGGCCGCCCAGGAGAGTGGCCCGAAACGGCCAACAGCTGCGTCTGTGGCCAAAAAGCGCAGCTGGATTTTCGAGGCTCTGCTGCGGAATGGTACAATGCCGTCCTCCACCAAGGAGGCGTTCTTGCGGAAAATGTACCTAGAAATGAACGGCGATCGAAAAAACGAAATGTTGCGCCACTTTCAGCACATACTCGGCTCTCAGGATCCATTCATCGAGGATGCTGTCATCCCTTTGCAGATGGAATCTGATGGCTGGAAGGTTTCAAGGTTCAGACTCAAGCTGTTGCAGCCAGGACCACTGCAGCTAAATAAACCTGCCGACAGCAGTGAAGGCTATGCCGCTCTAAATGACCGTAAAAGAACGATGTTAACGTCCGTCGATGATTTGCGACGGCAAGGCAAGCCACTCCAGTTCCAGCCCCGCTTTGATTTTCTATTGAGCAGATTCGGTGTGCACCGCGCTGCCCCCAAGCGCCAGCAGTTGGTGGCCGCCTCCGTGACTTGCTCCGCCATCTCAGAGTCCATGGCTCGCATAAGGGAGCCCAAGGACCAAATGATGCGCTTGACATACCGCCTGCCGCTGCCAGTAAAAGGCCCTTTGCCGGGTCAGATGGGCCGGGAAAAGCTGGAGAGGAACTTCATCGCCGAGGGCAAGCCTGAGAAGCACTTTTTGTCGGATATCAGCATGAGCAATGAACTGTTGCTTCTTCAGAACAAAGATTTGGTGCTGTACTACATCGATCAGGCAGAGCTCATTGATCATTTGAAGAAGGCCGCCGCTGGCCTGCAATCGGAGACGTTCGAGTGCCCAGCCGGAGGCGGGGATCAGCtccaaataaaaagaaacactACAGTGCGGACTGTGCTGCCCGAGGTGCTGTCCGATTTTGTACAGCCCTTCCTAGAGTCTGGCACCGCCTTCCGTCGCCTGAGTGCCCGCATCAAGAGCCGAGGACCTCGTCTGGAGGGACCCCTTAATCGG GCCATGCGGGACACCATCATTGATTTTTTGGCCACCAATCGACAGTTTTTTCTTTCCCTGCCCGCCGAAAGCTTTTCGCAGCTGCTGATGAGCGCCCAGCCCGCCATGCGACTGCTGCAGCATCTCGAGAGAATGTTCGAGACGGAACCTAGTT TGAACTTGCACTCTGGTGTTTCGGGGACATTTATACTAGCCAGCATCGGGTCGGCCATCGACACGTGCAGCAATACCGACTTCTTGCAGCTGCTGATGTATTTGCTAAAGTGCATGTGCCAGACCTACTTTGCGCAGCTCCAGCGATGGGTCTACAAGGGCGAACTAGACGAAGCGGTGAACGAGATCTTTATCAGACGCCGTGCGCCATTGGATCGACAGATCGACGAGTGCAGCAAAGAGTTCTTCGATAAGGGATATCAGGTGCACGAGGAGGAAGTGCCAGACTTCTTGTCGGGCTGCGAAACTGTCATTCTCCATTGTGGAAAATACAATCGCCTGCTCAAGGCTTTCAATGCTCAG CATCCCGCCTTTGATGTGTCATACCCCGATATAGTTGTTTGTCTCTCGGAGCAGCAGCTTACGGCGATGCGCAGGAACTTGAACGATAAATACAACAGGATCCGACAAACCTTTGAAAAGTGCAGCATGAAAAGCATCTTTGAGGAGCGGATGGCATCCAAGCTTCGTTTCAAGAACCGCATGGTCGAGCGAACGGAGTCCTTTATTGCTGCctgggaggaggagcagcgcgAGCTCCTCCTGGAATCGAATGCCAAAAAGCGGCTGCTCTACGACAAGATCAACGCAGAGCAGGAACTCCAGCAAAGGAATCGTGTCCAGCAGCGCCGCCTGGAGGTCGTTCAAGAGCTGCAGCATCAGCGGGACCGTGAACGGTACGAGGATCAGCTGCTGGAACGGGAGAAGCTGGCTctgataaataaaatacaagtACTCCGACAGCGGGACCTGGCAGCCGAGGATGCTTCAGGATGGGAAATGGCCGAGAGCCCAGATAATAGTTCAAATACCAGTTTTAAATCTTGCCTTGAAGGCACAGACGCAGATCTACAGACAGACGCAGACCCTTCTTCATCGGTTGATGAAgaacaaaaagcaacagaCCCCCCTAAATCCGTCGATGAAGAACAAAATGCAGTAGACCCAgagcctgcccctgcctctgttGTGCCATATCAAAGAACTCACTCGGATGTTCTGAATTCCAACGAAGAAGAGCCCTCTTTACCCTCAGAACTGAACCGCAATCGTCGGAAAATGTTGTCCTCCGCGCTGGTGCAGGAATGCCAATCGGAGGAGTCGTCAAGCACAGGAACAGAGCTAAGGGCCTTCCTGCCTCCGGACATCAACATGAACCTCAATAGGTTGGAGGAAACCACTGAGCAGAGTGATCTGCAGCGGAACCGACAGCGTATGCTGCAGCATGATGGCTTCAATGCCTTCAACTCCATGGAGGATGTGCACACCGAGCGCGTCAAGTGCCAGCTGAGGTCGGACTCGCCGCTGGCCAGGAATCGGCGACGGGTGATGGCAAGCGAGTTTGATATTCCGAGCATTTGCAGAAAAATTACCATCCCATTGTTCTCGATTGCGGAGAGCGGCTTGCACTTGCCCCTCGAACTGAACAAGCTACATGTGGAGGTGCCTCTGGATGCTGCTACTCCCATGTCCACCACATCCGATGTGGATATCGATGGGCTCTCCGACCACAATCCTTTCAAAGAAGAAGAGTCTGAGACAGATGCAACGGATTACAACGGACATGCTCTTATTAGTAATGCCGGTCATGAACAGGATCCTGCACCGCTTTTGCCGACCAATCCATTGGCTGTTGAGCCTGCACAAGCGTCTGTGGAGAGAAGAGTAACTTCAATGACCAGCAGACTCCCAGCGGTTAACTGGCCAACAAATTTTGGAAAGATAGCGGAACACGAAGAGCCTCAGATCTCAGCCGTTTTGGTGCCGGAGTCGTGTAACCCATTTATGGCCAGGCGCTGCCTGCAGATGTCCGTGATGGAGCCGGTCAGTGCGCACTACGCGCTGCTTCGCAACGAGGTGCTACGTATCTTCAAGGAGCAGCACATCTATGAGCACTTTCGCATGCTGCGAAACTACTTCTTTCTGCTGAACGGCGAGTTTGGGACACAGCTCACGGGCGGGATTTTTGGCAACATTAGGGCGGGCATGGATCCCCGCAGCCTGTGCCAGAAAGGTGTGCTGGACGTCATTCTCAACAACGCGCTAGGAGGCTGTGCGGCGTCCGACGACACCCTTGTGGCACAGAATCTCACATTGGACTGCACAAAGATACCGGATGGCCTGGACTTTATGTCGCTGGAGGCCACAGGCATGCTGACGCTAAAGTGCAAGGTAAATTGGCCGCTTAACTTGGTGATTAGCGGTGAAACAATCACCAAGTACGGGCAGATCTTTGAGCATCTGCTGAAGCTGCGGCACGTCACCTTTGTGCTCGAAGGCGCCTTCCAGCACCTACAGCACCTGGCCAAGCTGCACGGAGCAGCACTCCGCACTGCGCACCAGTTTAGGCACCTGCAGGCGGTGCGCCACAAGCTGTCGCACTTTATGACCACGTTACAGACCCATCTCGTTGCAAACGCGTTGCAGGCCACGTGGAACGCCTTCAAGAAGGACTTGTGTGGCTGCGACTCCATCGAGGGTCTCTACCGGATGCATGTGGCGTATTTGAAGCGGGTAGCATTCCTGGCACTGCTCAATCGTCGTAGCGCCAAGATCAAAGAAACAATTGACGGCATTCTTGTGATTGTGTTGAGGTTTTGCAA GGTTCTTCAGTCGCAGTCTTTCGTGATCGACGGCGAGGTTTTTGTGCATCCGCGCTACAAGCGCCTGGCGCACGAGGAGGCAGAGTTCGAGAAGTTCCTGCAATACTTCATCTACTTAGGCAACAAGTTGGCTGCCTCTGGGTACCAAGAAGAAATCGGAGACCTGATACGTGTTATTAATTTTAACAACTATTACAAGTTATCTGAGGGTGCCACATCGACCAGCAAGAATTAG
- the endos gene encoding cAMP-regulated phosphoprotein 19: protein MSSTEDNNSSSPATTPQEGEAPEQTNPRDLEKIEEEKLKSKYSSGMRVPGGHSAFLQKRLQKGQKFFDSGDYQMAKQKGGSVKQVFANKVTTGEAIPTPETVPARKTSIIQPCNKFPATS, encoded by the exons ATGAGCTCCACGGAGGataacaacagcagcagcccggcCACCACGCCCCAGGAGGGCGAGGCCCCTGAGCAGACCAATCCCAGGGATCTCGAGAAGATTGAGGAGGAGAAGCTTAAGTCGAAGTACTCGAGCGGCATGCGTGTGCCCGGAGGCCACTCGGCGTTCCTCCAGAAGCGTCTGCAGAAGGGG CAAAAGTTCTTCGATTCGGGTGACTATCAGATGGCCAAGCAGAAGGGTGGCAGCGTCAAGCAGGTCTTTGCCAACAAGGTGACCACCGGCGAAGCCATACCAACACCCGAGACCGTGCCGGCACGCAAGACCTCGATCATTCAGCCCTGCAACAAGTTCCCAGCGACAAGCTAA
- the LOC4813074 gene encoding tubulin polyglutamylase complex subunit 2, whose amino-acid sequence MNKKLSPEDAFYENLTLGLIKTLSTVPRVCNVNLERRQPLNACQVVNWEQRHCVYLPEDMKKFYLSTDGFVLNWSYQYAPNDIRRVGHIYFPHLLQVTLLRENIETTHSSSGVAHTPTATTSDLPAAGSSSTASLLPLGMPSASSGTGKDKWGNATPTITAKSKIFEINNINEMAKVCMLYESTSSNNPKFYLLELNTLSWQFLAETFSEYLRMSIAHLGLPYWELCFSSFGLPSWTEQLFLLLAPHLLEEHELRRGRVLNPACEHPYNIIDPNIFRGKPKSVAKAAAASSTKQSNK is encoded by the exons atgaacAAGAAACTCTCGCCGGAAGATGCATTCTACGAAAATTTGACGCTGGGCCTCATCAAGACGCTCT CGACCGTGCCGCGAGTGTGCAATGTGAACCTGGAGCGACGACAACCGCTGAACGCCTGCCAGGTGGTGAACTGGGAGCAGAGACACTGTGTCTACCTGCCGGAGGACATGAAGAAGTTCTACCTGTCCACCGACGGATTCGTGCTCAACTGGAGCTATCAGTATGCGC CCAATGACATTCGCCGCGTGGGACACATCTACTTTCCGCACCTGCTGCAGGTGACCCTTCTTCGGGAGAACATCGAGACGACGCACTCCAGCAGTGGGGTTGCTCATACGCCGACTGCCACCACCTCTGACTTGCCGGCAGCTGGCTCCAGTTCGACGGCCAGTCTTTTGCCCCTGGGAATGCCGAGCGCCTCTAGTGGCACGGGCAAGGACAAGTGGGGAAACGCCACGCCAACCATCACGGCCAAGTCCAAGATATTCGAGATAAACAACATCAACGAGATGGCAAAG GTATGCATGTTGTACGAGTCGACAAGCTCGAATAATCCAAAGTTCTATTTGCTGGAGCTGAACACCCTGAGCTGGCAGTTCCTGGCGGAGACCTTCAGCGAATACCTACGGATGTCCATCGCCCATCTGGGACTACCCTACTGGGAGCTGTGCTTCTCCAGCTTCGGCCTTCCTTCGTGGACCGAGCAGCTCTTCCTACTGCTCGCCCCCCACCTGCTCGAGGAGCACGAGCTGAGGCGCGGCCGCGTCCTCAATCCGGCCTGCGAGCACCCTTACAACATCATCGATCCCAACATATTCCGGGGCAAGCCAAAGAGCGTGGccaaggcggcggcggccagcaGTACCAAGCAGAGTAATAAGTGA